A genomic window from Aythya fuligula isolate bAytFul2 chromosome 15, bAytFul2.pri, whole genome shotgun sequence includes:
- the LITAF gene encoding lipopolysaccharide-induced tumor necrosis factor-alpha factor isoform X1, translating to MLNPFSSLADTMSAPSGIPAPSAPPSYEETTGINVNYPHPYPVPDPGQKPDGKGMNPPSYTGQPMPANNPVTVQTVYVQQPVVVFYDRPVQMCCPSCNQMIVTRLSYESGALTWLSCGGLCLLGCIAGCCLIPFCIDALKDVDHFCPNCNAHVGSYKRL from the exons ATACAATGTCTGCCCCGAGTGGCATCCCTGCTCCATCTGCACCACCTTCTTATGAGGAAACAACAGGAATCAATGTGAACTATCCCCACCCATATCCTGTCCCAGACCCTGGCCAGAAACCAGATGGGAAGGGGATGAACCCTCCTTCGTACACAGGACAGCCTATGCCAGCAAATAACCCCG TTACAGTTCAGACGGTGTATGTGCAGCAACCTGTAGTGGTATTTTATGACCGCCCAGTTCAGATGTGTTGCCCTTCCTGTAATCAGATGATTGTGACGCGTCTCTCGTATGAGTCAGGAGCATTGACATGGCTATCATGTGGTGgcctctgcctgctggg gtgCATAGCTGGGTGCTGCTTAATTCCCTTTTGCATTGATGCCCTAAAAGATGTGGATCACTTCTGTCCAAACTGCAATGCTCATGTTGGTTCTTACAAGCGTTTGTAG
- the LITAF gene encoding lipopolysaccharide-induced tumor necrosis factor-alpha factor isoform X2: protein MSAPSGIPAPSAPPSYEETTGINVNYPHPYPVPDPGQKPDGKGMNPPSYTGQPMPANNPVTVQTVYVQQPVVVFYDRPVQMCCPSCNQMIVTRLSYESGALTWLSCGGLCLLGCIAGCCLIPFCIDALKDVDHFCPNCNAHVGSYKRL, encoded by the exons ATGTCTGCCCCGAGTGGCATCCCTGCTCCATCTGCACCACCTTCTTATGAGGAAACAACAGGAATCAATGTGAACTATCCCCACCCATATCCTGTCCCAGACCCTGGCCAGAAACCAGATGGGAAGGGGATGAACCCTCCTTCGTACACAGGACAGCCTATGCCAGCAAATAACCCCG TTACAGTTCAGACGGTGTATGTGCAGCAACCTGTAGTGGTATTTTATGACCGCCCAGTTCAGATGTGTTGCCCTTCCTGTAATCAGATGATTGTGACGCGTCTCTCGTATGAGTCAGGAGCATTGACATGGCTATCATGTGGTGgcctctgcctgctggg gtgCATAGCTGGGTGCTGCTTAATTCCCTTTTGCATTGATGCCCTAAAAGATGTGGATCACTTCTGTCCAAACTGCAATGCTCATGTTGGTTCTTACAAGCGTTTGTAG